A window of Sebastes umbrosus isolate fSebUmb1 chromosome 3, fSebUmb1.pri, whole genome shotgun sequence contains these coding sequences:
- the LOC119485570 gene encoding calcium-binding mitochondrial carrier protein SCaMC-1-B-like isoform X2, whose product MGLQWTWFPRAHCQDSRSPGSDQERKKRWAELFDQLDINKDGHIDILELRTGLAGKGLSRRSLEKFVEAGDTNQDGVLDFEEFTQYLSTHEKELKLMFRSLDRNNDGRIDAAEIQHSLHTIGVDVSLEDATRILLSMDKDGSLTINWNEWRDYFLFKPLTNMEDVARYWKRSMMLDIGEQLTIPDEFSDEEKKSGYVWRQLMAGALAGGVSRTATAPLDRLKVFRQVHGFEDFKGTVLSSIKFMLKEGGMRSLWRGNGMNVLKIAPETAIKFTAYEQIKNVMRSSHETRNLRVHERFVAGSLAGAIAQTAIYPLEVLKTRLTIRKTGQYSGIADCAKQILQKEGVTAFYKGYVPNLLSIVPYAGIDLAVYETLKFSWLNRNRGLADPGVTVLVGCGAVSSTCGQLASYPLALIRTRMQAQALVKGAPKPSMLALLHNIVTQEGVAGLYRGISPNLLKVIPAVSVSYVVYEYTRIVLGVDIEGGL is encoded by the exons ATGGGACTCCAATGGACTTGGTTCCCTCGGGCACACTGCCAGGACAGCAGATCCCCTGGTTCGGACCAGGAGAGGAAGAAGCGCTGGGCTGAGCTGTTTGATCAGCTGGACATCAACAAAGATGGACACATCGACATCCTCGAGCTGCGGACAGGGCTGGCGGGCAAAGGGCTTTCCAGACGCTCCCTGGAGAAG ttcgtgGAGGCCGGGGACACCAACCAGGATGGAGTGCTGGACTTTGAAGAGTTCACGCAGTATCTCAGCACCCATGAAAAAGAGCTCAAGCTCATGTTTCGAAGCCTGGACAGGAACAATGACG GTCGGATAGATGCAGCAGAGATCCAGCACTCTCTACACACCATTGGTGTGGACGTTAGCCTCGAGGACGCCACCAGGATTCTGCTAAG TATGGACAAAGACGGTTCCTTGACCATTAACTGGAATGAGTGGCGAGACTACTTCCTGTTTAAGCCTCTCACTAACATGGAGGACGTAGCGCGCTACTGGAAACGTTCAATG ATGTTGGATATAGGTGAGCAGCTGACAATCCCAGATGAGTTTTCTGATGAGGAGAAGAAGTCTGGCTACGTGTGGCGGCAGCTGATGGCTGGAGCTCTCGCTGGAGGTGTGTCTCGGACTGCGACTGCCCCCTTGGACCGCCTCAAGGTCTTCCGACAG GTTCATGGTTTCGAagattttaaagggactgtgcTGAGCAGTATTAAGTTCATGCTGAAAGAAGGAGGAATGCGGTCACTGTGGAGGGGCAATGGAATGAATGTGCTTAAAATTGCTCCAGAAACTGCTATCAAGTTCACAGCTTATGAACAG ATCAAGAATGTGATGCGTAGCAGCCATGAAACAAGAAATCTAAGGGTTCATGAGAGGTTTGTTGCTGGTTCTTTGGCTGGAGCTATAGCTCAGACAGCCATCTACCCATTGGAG GTGCTGAAGACCCGGctaacaataagaaaaacaggCCAATACTCAGGAATAGCAGACTGTGCCAAACAGATCCTACAAAAAGAAGGTGTCACAGCCTTCTACAAGGGCTATGTACCCAACCTGCTGAGCATTGTCCCTTACGCCGGCATCGACCTGGCTGTCTACGAG ACTCTGAAGTTTTCCTGGCTGAACAGGAACAGAGGTTTAGCTGACCCGGGGGTCACGGTGCTGGTCGGCTGTGGTGCCGTTTCCAGCACCTGTGGACAGCTGGCAAGTTACCCGCTGGCACTGATCCGCACTCGAATGCAAGCACAAG CTCTAGTGAAGGGAGCCCCGAAACCCTCCATGTTGGCCTTGCTTCACAACATCGTGACCCAGGAGGGTGTGGCCGGACTTTATCGAGGAATTTCCCCCAACTTGCTGAAAGTCATCCCCGCGGTCAGCGTCTCCTACGTCGTCTATGAATACACAAGGATAGTCCTGGGAGTGGACATTGAGG GTGGTCTATAG
- the LOC119485570 gene encoding calcium-binding mitochondrial carrier protein SCaMC-3-like isoform X3: MLDIGEQLTIPDEFSDEEKKSGYVWRQLMAGALAGGVSRTATAPLDRLKVFRQVHGFEDFKGTVLSSIKFMLKEGGMRSLWRGNGMNVLKIAPETAIKFTAYEQIKNVMRSSHETRNLRVHERFVAGSLAGAIAQTAIYPLEVLKTRLTIRKTGQYSGIADCAKQILQKEGVTAFYKGYVPNLLSIVPYAGIDLAVYETLKFSWLNRNRGLADPGVTVLVGCGAVSSTCGQLASYPLALIRTRMQAQALVKGAPKPSMLALLHNIVTQEGVAGLYRGISPNLLKVIPAVSVSYVVYEYTRIVLGVDIEGGL, from the exons ATGTTGGATATAGGTGAGCAGCTGACAATCCCAGATGAGTTTTCTGATGAGGAGAAGAAGTCTGGCTACGTGTGGCGGCAGCTGATGGCTGGAGCTCTCGCTGGAGGTGTGTCTCGGACTGCGACTGCCCCCTTGGACCGCCTCAAGGTCTTCCGACAG GTTCATGGTTTCGAagattttaaagggactgtgcTGAGCAGTATTAAGTTCATGCTGAAAGAAGGAGGAATGCGGTCACTGTGGAGGGGCAATGGAATGAATGTGCTTAAAATTGCTCCAGAAACTGCTATCAAGTTCACAGCTTATGAACAG ATCAAGAATGTGATGCGTAGCAGCCATGAAACAAGAAATCTAAGGGTTCATGAGAGGTTTGTTGCTGGTTCTTTGGCTGGAGCTATAGCTCAGACAGCCATCTACCCATTGGAG GTGCTGAAGACCCGGctaacaataagaaaaacaggCCAATACTCAGGAATAGCAGACTGTGCCAAACAGATCCTACAAAAAGAAGGTGTCACAGCCTTCTACAAGGGCTATGTACCCAACCTGCTGAGCATTGTCCCTTACGCCGGCATCGACCTGGCTGTCTACGAG ACTCTGAAGTTTTCCTGGCTGAACAGGAACAGAGGTTTAGCTGACCCGGGGGTCACGGTGCTGGTCGGCTGTGGTGCCGTTTCCAGCACCTGTGGACAGCTGGCAAGTTACCCGCTGGCACTGATCCGCACTCGAATGCAAGCACAAG CTCTAGTGAAGGGAGCCCCGAAACCCTCCATGTTGGCCTTGCTTCACAACATCGTGACCCAGGAGGGTGTGGCCGGACTTTATCGAGGAATTTCCCCCAACTTGCTGAAAGTCATCCCCGCGGTCAGCGTCTCCTACGTCGTCTATGAATACACAAGGATAGTCCTGGGAGTGGACATTGAGG GTGGTCTATAG
- the LOC119485570 gene encoding calcium-binding mitochondrial carrier protein SCaMC-1-B-like isoform X1, translating into MGLQWTWFPRAHCQDSRSPGSDQERKKRWAELFDQLDINKDGHIDILELRTGLAGKGLSRRSLEKFVEAGDTNQDGVLDFEEFTQYLSTHEKELKLMFRSLDRNNDGRIDAAEIQHSLHTIGVDVSLEDATRILLSMDKDGSLTINWNEWRDYFLFKPLTNMEDVARYWKRSMMLDIGEQLTIPDEFSDEEKKSGYVWRQLMAGALAGGVSRTATAPLDRLKVFRQVHGFEDFKGTVLSSIKFMLKEGGMRSLWRGNGMNVLKIAPETAIKFTAYEQIKNVMRSSHETRNLRVHERFVAGSLAGAIAQTAIYPLEVLKTRLTIRKTGQYSGIADCAKQILQKEGVTAFYKGYVPNLLSIVPYAGIDLAVYETLKFSWLNRNRGLADPGVTVLVGCGAVSSTCGQLASYPLALIRTRMQAQALVKGAPKPSMLALLHNIVTQEGVAGLYRGISPNLLKVIPAVSVSYVVYEYTRIVLGVDIEGRRGGKGKG; encoded by the exons ATGGGACTCCAATGGACTTGGTTCCCTCGGGCACACTGCCAGGACAGCAGATCCCCTGGTTCGGACCAGGAGAGGAAGAAGCGCTGGGCTGAGCTGTTTGATCAGCTGGACATCAACAAAGATGGACACATCGACATCCTCGAGCTGCGGACAGGGCTGGCGGGCAAAGGGCTTTCCAGACGCTCCCTGGAGAAG ttcgtgGAGGCCGGGGACACCAACCAGGATGGAGTGCTGGACTTTGAAGAGTTCACGCAGTATCTCAGCACCCATGAAAAAGAGCTCAAGCTCATGTTTCGAAGCCTGGACAGGAACAATGACG GTCGGATAGATGCAGCAGAGATCCAGCACTCTCTACACACCATTGGTGTGGACGTTAGCCTCGAGGACGCCACCAGGATTCTGCTAAG TATGGACAAAGACGGTTCCTTGACCATTAACTGGAATGAGTGGCGAGACTACTTCCTGTTTAAGCCTCTCACTAACATGGAGGACGTAGCGCGCTACTGGAAACGTTCAATG ATGTTGGATATAGGTGAGCAGCTGACAATCCCAGATGAGTTTTCTGATGAGGAGAAGAAGTCTGGCTACGTGTGGCGGCAGCTGATGGCTGGAGCTCTCGCTGGAGGTGTGTCTCGGACTGCGACTGCCCCCTTGGACCGCCTCAAGGTCTTCCGACAG GTTCATGGTTTCGAagattttaaagggactgtgcTGAGCAGTATTAAGTTCATGCTGAAAGAAGGAGGAATGCGGTCACTGTGGAGGGGCAATGGAATGAATGTGCTTAAAATTGCTCCAGAAACTGCTATCAAGTTCACAGCTTATGAACAG ATCAAGAATGTGATGCGTAGCAGCCATGAAACAAGAAATCTAAGGGTTCATGAGAGGTTTGTTGCTGGTTCTTTGGCTGGAGCTATAGCTCAGACAGCCATCTACCCATTGGAG GTGCTGAAGACCCGGctaacaataagaaaaacaggCCAATACTCAGGAATAGCAGACTGTGCCAAACAGATCCTACAAAAAGAAGGTGTCACAGCCTTCTACAAGGGCTATGTACCCAACCTGCTGAGCATTGTCCCTTACGCCGGCATCGACCTGGCTGTCTACGAG ACTCTGAAGTTTTCCTGGCTGAACAGGAACAGAGGTTTAGCTGACCCGGGGGTCACGGTGCTGGTCGGCTGTGGTGCCGTTTCCAGCACCTGTGGACAGCTGGCAAGTTACCCGCTGGCACTGATCCGCACTCGAATGCAAGCACAAG CTCTAGTGAAGGGAGCCCCGAAACCCTCCATGTTGGCCTTGCTTCACAACATCGTGACCCAGGAGGGTGTGGCCGGACTTTATCGAGGAATTTCCCCCAACTTGCTGAAAGTCATCCCCGCGGTCAGCGTCTCCTACGTCGTCTATGAATACACAAGGATAGTCCTGGGAGTGGACATTGAGGGTAGGAGGGGTGGGAAAGGCAAGGGgtag